In Devosia chinhatensis, the following are encoded in one genomic region:
- a CDS encoding methyl-accepting chemotaxis protein: MRVLWKRQVEQSRGDSRIMSALRRSHAIIEFTPAGEILDANDNFLRLMGYSLDEIVNKHHRMFVDPDEQRGPEYRAFWDALAHGEFKSMTFRRFGKRGKEIWIEASYNPIVDEAGVVIRVVKLASDITAKHVAAREFQRQMEAASRSQAIIEFALDGTVLTANDNFCAAMGYEQNEIVGRHHSMFVDPAEAKSEAYAEFWRKLGSGQFQAAEYRRVGKGGRNVWIQATYNPMMNAEGLPYKVIKYATDITLRKAAVEEIDRCLNCLADGDLSVSIAGPFPQELETVRHAFNESVGKLAGTMTNLQAASNIMRSHTSDILAGSGNLSDRTLRQAEAIAEAGGSMISLKGGAEETEARALSALDNAKSLDESVSKTQTVMEAASVAMTAISDDSRKISAIVGLIDDIAFQTNLLALNASVEAARAGEAGKGFAVVAIEVRRLAQSAATASGDIKQLIDKSAETVRGGNQLVADAANRLQSMAADIGRNRGLADEIAKENARQRASVEELSALMAELDGMTQRNATLVEQTNASIADTETQAKRLDDLLSAFRFPAVGEKGNARVLSSRTATRKTAA; this comes from the coding sequence ATGCGCGTTCTATGGAAAAGGCAAGTGGAACAGTCGAGAGGCGATAGCAGAATAATGTCTGCCCTGCGCCGATCTCACGCCATCATAGAATTTACGCCGGCAGGCGAAATCTTGGACGCCAACGACAACTTCCTCAGACTCATGGGCTATAGCCTCGACGAAATCGTCAATAAGCATCACCGCATGTTCGTAGACCCAGACGAACAGCGCGGTCCGGAATACCGGGCTTTCTGGGACGCACTGGCACACGGCGAATTCAAGTCGATGACCTTCCGTCGCTTCGGCAAGCGCGGCAAGGAAATTTGGATCGAGGCCTCCTACAATCCGATCGTCGACGAAGCCGGCGTGGTGATCCGCGTCGTCAAGCTGGCGAGCGACATCACGGCCAAGCATGTCGCGGCGCGCGAGTTCCAGCGGCAGATGGAGGCAGCGTCCCGCTCCCAGGCCATCATCGAGTTTGCTCTCGATGGAACCGTCCTCACGGCCAACGACAATTTCTGCGCCGCAATGGGATACGAGCAGAACGAGATCGTCGGCCGGCACCACAGCATGTTCGTTGATCCTGCAGAGGCAAAAAGTGAGGCCTACGCCGAATTCTGGCGCAAACTCGGGAGCGGCCAGTTCCAGGCTGCCGAGTATCGTCGTGTGGGAAAAGGCGGTCGCAACGTCTGGATTCAAGCCACTTATAATCCCATGATGAATGCCGAGGGTTTGCCCTACAAGGTCATCAAATACGCTACCGACATCACGCTCCGTAAAGCGGCCGTGGAAGAAATCGATCGATGCCTCAACTGCCTCGCCGACGGCGACCTCAGCGTCTCGATCGCCGGCCCATTCCCGCAGGAGCTTGAGACCGTTCGACACGCCTTCAATGAGTCCGTCGGCAAGCTGGCGGGCACTATGACGAACCTACAGGCAGCCTCGAACATCATGCGTTCGCATACCAGTGACATCCTGGCGGGGTCGGGTAATCTTTCCGATCGCACCCTTCGCCAAGCTGAAGCGATCGCCGAGGCAGGTGGGTCGATGATCAGCCTCAAGGGTGGTGCCGAAGAAACCGAAGCTCGTGCACTATCGGCGCTCGACAATGCAAAGTCCCTCGACGAGAGCGTAAGCAAAACCCAGACCGTAATGGAAGCGGCAAGCGTTGCAATGACGGCGATTTCGGATGACAGCCGCAAGATCTCGGCGATAGTCGGCCTCATCGACGATATCGCGTTCCAGACCAACCTTCTGGCCCTCAACGCATCCGTCGAGGCAGCCCGCGCCGGTGAGGCGGGCAAAGGTTTTGCTGTCGTCGCCATCGAGGTGCGTCGCCTCGCCCAGTCCGCGGCCACAGCCTCGGGTGACATCAAGCAGCTCATCGACAAGTCGGCCGAAACGGTAAGGGGCGGCAACCAGCTAGTGGCCGACGCGGCGAACAGGCTCCAATCCATGGCCGCCGACATTGGTCGAAACCGGGGGCTTGCGGATGAAATTGCCAAGGAAAACGCGCGCCAGCGCGCCTCGGTGGAGGAGCTGTCGGCGCTCATGGCAGAACTCGACGGCATGACCCAGCGCAACGCGACCCTGGTCGAGCAAACCAACGCGTCGATCGCTGACACCGAGACACAGGCCAAGAGGCTTGACGACCTGCTGAGTGCCTTCAGGTTCCCGGCCGTAGGCGAGAAAGGTAACGCACGAGTTTTGTCGTCGCGGACCGCGACCCGGAAAACGGCCGCGTAG
- a CDS encoding chemotaxis protein CheW yields MQAAAVTSPSIEPVAPTSMDTPGQYVTFTCAGRSLAIDIMSVREIRGWTPTTQMPGQNGSDGILDIRGAVVRIFDLARMIGGDWSDKTPDSKVVIVVSISGEDVGLIVDTVSDIVFAGVDDMRQVPKAERNTAVRGLIKVEEQLVSILDPDALLDPRSF; encoded by the coding sequence ATGCAAGCCGCTGCAGTGACTTCGCCGTCGATCGAGCCGGTTGCGCCCACTTCGATGGATACCCCCGGGCAATACGTTACCTTCACTTGCGCCGGGCGATCGCTCGCTATCGACATCATGTCTGTGCGCGAGATTCGAGGATGGACACCGACCACACAGATGCCGGGCCAAAATGGGTCGGACGGCATTCTCGATATCCGGGGCGCGGTGGTCCGTATCTTCGACCTTGCGCGCATGATTGGCGGGGACTGGTCCGACAAGACGCCGGATTCCAAAGTTGTGATCGTTGTGTCGATAAGCGGCGAGGACGTCGGGCTGATCGTCGACACAGTGTCCGATATTGTGTTCGCCGGCGTCGACGACATGCGACAGGTGCCCAAAGCCGAGCGCAACACCGCCGTTCGCGGGTTGATCAAGGTCGAAGAGCAGCTGGTCTCCATCCTAGATCCCGACGCTCTGTTGGACCCGCGCTCCTTCTAG
- a CDS encoding methyl-accepting chemotaxis protein codes for MPPSDGGVNQQIAPLSVEAFSRVDPMSLRTRLTLAFSLLAVLIVALIVANFLIVKRAQDYSAMLVNDHIAPIRDLKTLSDDYAVSIVDNVHKTRAGTVEWEEARAVMNRALHDASRTWAQIAQHNVQPDEQSFMDAIRASMANAQPEIVKLQEILVAEDRDALVGFAEQFLYLAIDPVTADIGAYALHLENAAFVDIADEAKLGQLVEMLMWVGAAIAVGLMSYGGYVAIFSVSGRLEKIKIALSELAAGKTEVAIPFVGRKDEIGQIADAAEIFRANGVKLAKATQMQLTERQSMDQKRRQMIAELTSSFGAVVSSACEGNLEPRVDASFDDEEVVTLASDINRLLDRVSEGMAASGAVLASMARSDLTQRVDGKFSGAFRQLQENTNSVASRLSDVIGEVQVASSSLRTATGEILAGANDLANRTSRQAATIEETTAAMEQLAATVTDNSQRAEEAAAQGKVAAGTAEKGGDAMGKATSAMHRISKSSSEISGIIGLIDDIAFQTNLLALNASVEAARAGDAGKGFAVVAQEVRRLAQSAASSSSQVKGLIEQSSQDVAEGEALVASAAENIETLLKIVRSNAVTMAAISVASQEQAGAIGSVSEAVRQLDEMTQHNAALVEETNAAIEQTERLASSLDGMIERFRLPGTQKVTERAPLRVVGAKARKMP; via the coding sequence ATGCCGCCGAGCGACGGCGGAGTAAATCAACAAATAGCCCCGCTGTCCGTCGAGGCTTTTTCGCGTGTGGATCCCATGTCCCTCAGAACCAGGCTTACACTAGCCTTTTCGTTGCTTGCCGTGCTTATCGTAGCGCTGATCGTCGCCAATTTTTTGATAGTCAAGCGTGCGCAGGATTATTCTGCGATGCTGGTCAACGACCACATCGCGCCGATCCGCGATCTGAAAACCTTATCGGATGACTACGCAGTGTCGATCGTGGATAACGTCCACAAGACCAGGGCTGGTACAGTGGAGTGGGAAGAGGCGCGGGCTGTGATGAACCGCGCGCTCCACGACGCAAGCAGAACGTGGGCGCAGATCGCGCAGCACAACGTGCAACCCGACGAGCAATCCTTCATGGATGCTATCAGGGCAAGCATGGCCAATGCCCAACCTGAGATTGTAAAGCTTCAAGAGATCCTTGTGGCAGAGGATCGCGACGCTCTTGTGGGTTTTGCCGAGCAATTTTTATACCTCGCTATCGACCCCGTGACTGCGGATATCGGTGCCTATGCCCTTCACCTCGAGAATGCGGCATTCGTCGACATCGCGGACGAAGCTAAGCTGGGTCAGCTCGTTGAAATGCTGATGTGGGTTGGTGCTGCAATCGCTGTCGGCCTGATGAGTTACGGCGGGTATGTCGCGATCTTCAGCGTCTCTGGCAGGCTGGAAAAGATCAAGATTGCCTTGTCCGAGCTCGCCGCCGGCAAAACAGAGGTCGCCATCCCATTCGTCGGGCGCAAGGACGAAATCGGGCAAATTGCCGATGCAGCGGAAATTTTCCGCGCCAATGGTGTAAAGCTGGCCAAGGCCACGCAGATGCAGCTCACCGAGCGGCAGTCCATGGACCAGAAGCGACGGCAGATGATTGCGGAGCTGACATCGTCCTTCGGCGCCGTCGTTTCTTCGGCTTGCGAAGGTAACCTTGAACCTCGGGTCGACGCCAGCTTCGACGACGAGGAGGTCGTGACGCTTGCCAGCGACATTAACCGGCTACTGGATCGCGTGTCTGAGGGCATGGCCGCGTCTGGCGCCGTTCTGGCGTCCATGGCGAGATCGGACCTGACGCAGCGCGTCGATGGCAAGTTCAGCGGTGCGTTCCGGCAATTGCAGGAAAACACCAATTCTGTCGCTTCCCGCCTGTCCGACGTCATCGGCGAGGTTCAGGTCGCTTCGAGCTCATTGCGAACTGCAACGGGGGAGATACTCGCGGGCGCCAATGACCTCGCTAACCGCACCTCGCGTCAGGCGGCCACAATCGAGGAGACAACGGCAGCTATGGAGCAACTGGCCGCCACCGTTACCGACAATTCTCAGCGCGCCGAAGAGGCCGCAGCGCAGGGGAAAGTTGCGGCCGGTACCGCCGAAAAGGGTGGCGACGCGATGGGCAAGGCGACGTCCGCGATGCACCGCATTAGCAAGTCTTCAAGTGAGATTTCCGGCATAATCGGCCTGATCGACGATATTGCCTTCCAGACCAATCTTCTCGCCCTCAATGCGTCCGTGGAAGCGGCACGCGCCGGCGACGCTGGGAAGGGTTTCGCCGTGGTCGCCCAAGAAGTGCGGCGGCTGGCGCAGTCAGCGGCTTCATCCTCCTCGCAGGTGAAAGGCTTGATTGAGCAGAGCAGCCAGGATGTGGCGGAGGGCGAAGCTCTCGTTGCTTCCGCAGCCGAAAATATCGAGACACTTCTTAAAATTGTCCGTAGCAATGCGGTGACTATGGCGGCCATATCCGTCGCAAGTCAGGAGCAGGCTGGGGCAATCGGGTCCGTATCAGAAGCGGTGCGTCAGCTCGACGAGATGACACAGCATAACGCCGCTCTCGTCGAAGAAACCAACGCTGCGATCGAACAGACCGAGCGCTTAGCCAGCAGTCTTGACGGCATGATCGAGCGATTCCGCCTGCCGGGGACCCAGAAGGTTACCGAGCGGGCCCCTCTCCGCGTGGTAGGCGCCAAGGCGAGAAAAATGCCCTGA